Part of the Trichoderma asperellum chromosome 1, complete sequence genome is shown below.
GAACAGGTCCCGTCGCCCAGGGAGAAACTTCATTATACCAGGGAACACCCTTCGTGGAAGACCAgcttcctcgtcatctttctGTAGAATTGTCACGGCCTCATCATATAATACAGCCAAAGCATCTCTTGTGGCGGGCTCCGAGGACCACATTACTCCAATGGTACAAAACCCCCTGTCTCTGGCCTCGACAAATCTCCCCTCGCCTTCAGGGGTGGCGCCAAGCTCCGCGAGCTTGGAAGGGTTGAAGCTATGGAACATGAGGGCAGAACGGACAGCATCTGGGTATTTGTCCGTCACGGCGAGATATTTGCCGTAGGCGTCCTTGAGGGCCCGGGGAGAGAGGCGAGCGATCCGGTTGGAAGACATGGATTTAAAGCCGCCGTGGTCATTCAGCGGCTCGTAAGCGTTGTTAGCGTTGGCAAAGGGGATCTGGACTGTGTCTGCCTTGACGGCTTTTTCGACCAGGGACGGGTGCAATAGCCTTGCCCCCACGGAAGAGGCTTCGGCTTCACTTGCAGGGCCGTAGTATGTGCTGGTGAGTAGTACGATGGGCTTTCCGGCAAATGGAGTACCTGGAGGACCACGTGAAAAGCCAAAGATGACGTTCATGGgctctggaggaggagaagcggcGAGGAATGCGTCAATGGCGGAATCGATGGCTGTGGGGGGGAAGATCAGGGTGCGGCTCCAGATGCTGGGAGAGGGATCGTCTTTGCTGGCTGGAGAGAGATTCAGGCTGCTTAGGGGATATATGCGAATGGTAGCGGAAATGACAACGCAGAGGCCGTGGCCGGCGCCGCAGAGAGCGTTGAAAAGCGCGAGCTCTTCGCccttggaggaggagctgacTTGGACGATGTCTCCTGCAGCGGTGACTACGCGGAAGCTCATGATGTTGTCGGCCATCCAGCCTATGAGGCCGTTTTGGGAGCtgttgccgccgccgaggagaCAGCCGACGACTCCGACGGCGTTTGAATTGGCCATGGTGGTGAAGTATCCTTCTTGAGCAAGATATCGTATGACGTCTCCTGTGAGGGCACCTCCTCCGATTTGGACTTGGGAGTATTGTTTGTCTAGCTGTATGGATTTGAGGTTGATCAAGTCTAGGTAGAGAGATTTTGAGTTGATTGGGATGGCTGGATTATGGCGTCCTCCGGCGGGGATGACGGTGAGCTTGTTGAGCTTGGCGAATTTAAGGGCCGAGACGACATCTTCTTCGGAGTTTggggtgatgatgatggctggGGGGCTCTCGACGTGAGTGTCTGACCAGCGGGAGACGACTTTGGTGGCAGAGGCTTTGGGGTCGGGGATGGAGAAGGGACAGGCGAGGAggttggtgttgttgaaTGAGGAGTCTGCCATGGTGTTTTTGGttggcttgtttttttgcttgaTTAAGAGAGGATTATGAAGATGGGATTGAAGTAATACATGTTTGGAGAGGGAGGGTGAGGGCTCTTTAATAGCATGATGGGTGgcattattaaagttacGTTGTTATATATTGCTGCTTAGCTTGTTACGCAATTAAATAGCAAGAGAGGAGTTAATGGTTGCCAGTTTGTACCACTTGGCGTCTGACAGCAGAAGTAGTTGCTCAGGGTTACACATTAGTAGACTTGTAACTCACCTGAGAATAAGCACTTATTTTTTTCGGATATCATCAACAAACGGGTGTATGCTAATCCCGATATGCACAAGCATTAACACTGCAGGATAggcg
Proteins encoded:
- a CDS encoding uncharacterized protein (EggNog:ENOG41); amino-acid sequence: MADSSFNNTNLLACPFSIPDPKASATKVVSRWSDTHVESPPAIIITPNSEEDVVSALKFAKLNKLTVIPAGGRHNPAIPINSKSLYLDLINLKSIQLDKQYSQVQIGGGALTGDVIRYLAQEGYFTTMANSNAVGVVGCLLGGGNSSQNGLIGWMADNIMSFRVVTAAGDIVQVSSSSKGEELALFNALCGAGHGLCVVISATIRIYPLSSLNLSPASKDDPSPSIWSRTLIFPPTAIDSAIDAFLAASPPPEPMNVIFGFSRGPPGTPFAGKPIVLLTSTYYGPASEAEASSVGARLLHPSLVEKAVKADTVQIPFANANNAYEPLNDHGGFKSMSSNRIARLSPRALKDAYGKYLAVTDKYPDAVRSALMFHSFNPSKLAELGATPEGEGRFVEARDRGFCTIGVMWSSEPATRDALAVLYDEAVTILQKDDEEAGLPRRVFPGIMKFLPGRRDLFSGEKLAELDRLQEKWNGDGLFWSPYKA